A single region of the Selenomonas sp. oral taxon 920 genome encodes:
- the trpA gene encoding tryptophan synthase subunit alpha has translation MSKRLDEKLAKLRAEGRKGLYIYVTAGCPSAETTVDIVRRAEEAGADVIELGLPFSDPMADGPVIQEASVIALKNGMTMKKALAVVKEIRKHSEIPLIGMGYINMVQHYGFEKFVEDFKTAGMDGVIFPDVPHEESEDMRRICAAHEFTLTEFITPGTTEERMQETCKDARGFIYCISNYGVTGVKEIDYSIIGDVCKAARRYTDVPLAIGFGIGTPEAAARAGKQADGVIVGSAVVKRIIDGDIDGGIQLIAAMRKALDA, from the coding sequence ATGAGCAAGCGGTTGGATGAAAAACTTGCAAAGCTCCGTGCCGAGGGGCGTAAGGGGCTTTATATCTACGTGACTGCAGGATGCCCGAGCGCGGAGACAACCGTGGACATCGTGCGCCGTGCCGAGGAGGCAGGCGCAGACGTGATCGAACTCGGACTGCCGTTCTCCGATCCAATGGCGGACGGTCCCGTTATTCAGGAGGCAAGTGTCATTGCGCTGAAGAACGGCATGACCATGAAAAAAGCGCTCGCGGTCGTCAAGGAGATTCGGAAGCACTCAGAGATTCCGCTCATCGGCATGGGCTACATCAACATGGTGCAGCACTACGGCTTCGAGAAATTCGTTGAGGATTTCAAGACGGCGGGCATGGACGGCGTGATCTTCCCTGACGTGCCGCATGAGGAGTCCGAGGACATGCGCCGCATCTGTGCTGCGCATGAATTCACACTCACGGAGTTCATTACGCCCGGCACGACCGAAGAGCGCATGCAGGAGACATGCAAAGATGCGCGCGGCTTTATTTACTGCATCTCGAACTATGGCGTCACGGGCGTCAAAGAGATCGACTACTCCATCATCGGAGATGTCTGCAAGGCCGCGCGTCGTTATACGGATGTACCGCTCGCCATCGGCTTCGGCATCGGTACGCCCGAGGCTGCAGCGCGCGCGGGCAAGCAGGCGGACGGTGTCATCGTCGGCAGTGCTGTCGTCAAGCGCATCATCGACGGCGACATTGACGGCGGCATTCAGCTGATTGCCGCTATGCGCAAAGCACTCGATGCGTAA
- a CDS encoding fructose-6-phosphate aldolase produces MKYLLDTANLDEIRELSEYLSIAGVTSNPTIVKKEGAVPFFAHMREIRTIIGSLRPLHIQVTARDYDGMMRDAEAIFRHVDEKVYIKVPVDFAGVKVIKALKRQGANVTATAVYGMDQAFIALEAGADCIAPYFNRMEALGVDAANVIGNIAGIINHYGYETEILAASFKQPAQIDRAILAGAHSVTVSPSVLREIFAKKVVTDAIQSFADDWSDLYGGRMLAELDG; encoded by the coding sequence ATGAAATACTTACTTGATACAGCAAACCTTGATGAGATTCGAGAGCTCTCCGAATATCTGTCTATTGCAGGTGTGACGAGCAACCCCACCATCGTGAAGAAGGAAGGTGCAGTTCCGTTCTTCGCACATATGCGTGAGATTCGCACAATCATCGGCAGCCTGCGCCCGCTGCATATCCAGGTGACGGCACGAGACTACGACGGAATGATGCGCGATGCGGAAGCCATATTCCGACACGTGGATGAGAAGGTCTATATCAAAGTCCCCGTTGACTTCGCGGGTGTGAAGGTCATCAAAGCGCTCAAGCGCCAGGGGGCAAACGTAACAGCAACGGCGGTCTACGGAATGGACCAGGCATTTATCGCGCTCGAGGCGGGCGCAGACTGCATCGCGCCGTATTTTAACCGTATGGAAGCACTCGGTGTGGACGCAGCGAATGTCATCGGCAACATTGCTGGCATCATCAATCACTACGGCTATGAGACGGAGATTCTCGCCGCGAGCTTCAAACAGCCCGCTCAGATCGACCGCGCCATCCTTGCAGGCGCGCATTCCGTCACGGTCAGTCCAAGCGTCCTGCGCGAGATCTTTGCTAAGAAGGTTGTAACAGATGCCATTCAGTCATTTGCGGATGATTGGTCAGATCTCTATGGAGGTAGGATGTTGGCCGAGCTGGATGGATGA
- a CDS encoding CRISPR-associated helicase/endonuclease Cas3: protein MKQYLAHIRRDGSAKQTMRAHLLRVGDLMATYAAGIGLSSMARLIGILHDLGKCTAEFAEYLDWCRKNPGNYSRAGDVDHSTAGGQLLLVQYGRKNADYRFVAEIASLVIFSHHTGLLNYYGQDGKDESSDFLRRNDKADILSRVDLKYFFSEVIAEEELNGIFEQSIYEIADLDAKIARAVHCPDDEMNEAYCFYWGMVHKLLLSMLVDADRLDSAEFELDRPLTDKWETAEIWADFSDKLECKLAGFSLPKEPKAKKIAQLRKKISDDCLKAAEEEPGIFRLCVPTGGGKTLASMRFALQHAQRYQKKRIIVVIPYTSIIDQNVKEIRDIFRVDEAILEHHSNVITEADGEDTESMDWRRILTERWDVPIIFTTQVQFLNTLFAGGNSSIRRMNSLQDSIVIFDEIQTLPVRCTFLFNAAMNFLKDFCRITAVLCTATQPPLEKLDVSINLSDNAAMTSDIEKTFEGFERVDVENCYRYGGWSAEEIASEICKSVEEIGDVLCIVNLTKKAKEIYQAVSEKIQLSDKEIQIVHLSTKMCSAHRKATLKELRRALAERKNHPEKRLVCISTQLIEAGVDVSFPVVYRALAGFSSIAQAAGRCNRHGEMEKGIVRVFECADENLDHLKDIRHGKNIARVMLYDRAANTILSPSVMQEYFRRFYAGRTGKEMRYPLNTQNTIFDLLSANSAGVQARMGRGDRIDSYFRQAFRDAGRAFIVIDSHTEAVLVPYAGGKDMIVAFDDRIFDRKSIGKQMKSAQQYMVNLFSYEIKELEGLGAVWRTESGVMALREEYYNEAFGVQTEEQGNTYCSI from the coding sequence ATGAAACAGTATCTTGCTCATATCCGACGCGACGGATCAGCGAAGCAGACCATGCGTGCCCATCTCCTGCGCGTGGGCGACCTTATGGCGACATATGCAGCAGGTATCGGTCTGTCATCGATGGCGCGCCTCATCGGCATACTCCATGATCTCGGTAAGTGTACGGCGGAGTTTGCAGAGTATCTTGACTGGTGCCGCAAGAATCCTGGGAATTACAGCCGTGCAGGTGATGTGGATCACTCGACGGCGGGCGGACAGTTGCTGTTGGTACAGTATGGAAGAAAGAATGCAGATTATAGGTTTGTTGCAGAAATCGCATCGCTTGTGATTTTTTCACATCATACTGGCTTACTGAATTATTATGGACAAGATGGAAAAGATGAATCTTCTGATTTTCTTCGCCGTAACGATAAGGCGGATATACTCTCTCGGGTCGATCTCAAATATTTTTTCAGTGAAGTGATTGCGGAGGAAGAACTTAATGGAATATTTGAACAGTCGATTTATGAGATTGCCGATTTGGATGCGAAAATTGCGCGTGCCGTACATTGCCCGGATGACGAGATGAATGAAGCATATTGTTTTTACTGGGGCATGGTACACAAACTCCTGCTTAGTATGCTGGTTGACGCAGATCGCTTGGACAGCGCGGAATTTGAGCTGGATAGACCACTGACAGATAAATGGGAAACTGCTGAGATATGGGCGGATTTCTCTGATAAATTGGAGTGTAAACTTGCGGGTTTTTCTCTGCCGAAGGAACCAAAAGCAAAGAAGATTGCACAGCTGCGCAAAAAAATCAGCGATGATTGTTTGAAAGCTGCGGAGGAGGAACCGGGAATTTTCAGGCTTTGTGTTCCCACGGGCGGAGGGAAAACGCTGGCAAGCATGCGTTTTGCCCTACAGCATGCACAGAGATATCAAAAGAAACGAATCATTGTCGTCATACCCTACACCTCGATCATCGACCAGAACGTCAAAGAAATTCGCGATATTTTCCGCGTGGATGAAGCAATTCTGGAGCATCATTCCAATGTCATTACCGAGGCGGACGGAGAAGACACTGAGAGTATGGACTGGCGCCGTATCCTGACAGAACGATGGGATGTGCCCATCATCTTTACAACACAGGTGCAGTTTCTCAACACACTTTTTGCTGGCGGGAACAGTTCCATTCGCAGGATGAATTCTCTGCAGGACAGCATTGTAATCTTTGACGAGATACAGACTCTTCCTGTACGATGTACTTTTCTTTTCAATGCAGCTATGAATTTTCTTAAAGATTTCTGCCGCATTACAGCGGTTCTGTGTACGGCAACCCAGCCACCTTTGGAGAAGCTAGATGTTTCAATCAATCTCAGTGACAACGCAGCCATGACCTCGGATATTGAAAAGACATTTGAAGGATTCGAAAGGGTAGATGTTGAAAATTGTTATCGTTATGGCGGGTGGTCTGCGGAGGAGATTGCCTCAGAAATCTGCAAAAGCGTGGAAGAAATCGGGGATGTACTCTGTATTGTGAATCTCACGAAAAAAGCGAAGGAAATCTATCAGGCTGTTTCGGAAAAGATACAGCTTTCAGATAAAGAGATACAAATTGTGCACCTTAGCACGAAGATGTGCTCGGCACATCGTAAAGCAACCTTAAAAGAACTTCGAAGGGCGCTTGCTGAGCGTAAAAATCATCCGGAGAAAAGACTTGTTTGCATCAGTACACAGCTGATTGAAGCGGGGGTTGATGTGTCTTTTCCCGTGGTTTATCGTGCTCTAGCAGGATTCTCCTCCATCGCGCAGGCTGCAGGGCGGTGTAATCGGCACGGGGAAATGGAGAAGGGGATAGTTCGGGTTTTTGAATGTGCCGATGAAAATCTTGATCACTTGAAAGACATTCGTCACGGGAAAAATATTGCCCGCGTTATGCTTTATGATCGAGCGGCAAATACAATTTTAAGTCCCTCAGTCATGCAGGAGTACTTTCGCAGGTTTTATGCTGGGCGTACTGGGAAAGAAATGCGCTATCCTCTAAATACTCAAAATACAATATTTGACTTATTAAGCGCTAATAGCGCAGGCGTGCAGGCTCGTATGGGACGCGGGGATAGGATCGATTCTTATTTTAGGCAGGCATTTCGGGATGCGGGGCGTGCCTTTATCGTCATTGATTCACATACCGAAGCCGTACTTGTTCCCTATGCGGGAGGGAAAGATATGATTGTCGCGTTTGATGACAGGATTTTCGACAGGAAATCAATCGGAAAGCAGATGAAATCAGCGCAGCAATATATGGTTAACCTCTTTTCGTATGAGATAAAAGAACTCGAAGGACTTGGTGCAGTCTGGCGGACGGAGAGCGGGGTGATGGCACTGCGCGAGGAATACTACAATGAGGCATTCGGTGTGCAGACGGAGGAGCAGGGGAATACTTACTGCTCCATTTAA
- the cas5c gene encoding type I-C CRISPR-associated protein Cas5c, producing MRNSIEFQVYGRMALFTDPITKIGGERSSYSVPTYQALKGIIESIYWKPTIYWVVDEVRVMNRITTQSRGVKPMKYSGGRNELSIYTYLSDVCYQVRAHFEFNLHRKELAADRDEHKHHNIAKRMVERGGRRDIFLGTRECQGYVEPVTYGEGAGYYDSAGEMPLGTMFHGFNYADETGGNMLQVRLWQPVMEDGVIRFPRPEECRLVRDIRKVKSKLFDKNSVTFAADEWEELEGGRL from the coding sequence ATGAGGAATTCGATTGAGTTTCAGGTATATGGGAGGATGGCGCTCTTTACCGATCCGATCACGAAGATTGGTGGCGAGCGTTCCTCCTATTCTGTGCCGACGTATCAGGCGCTGAAGGGGATTATCGAAAGCATCTACTGGAAACCCACAATATATTGGGTGGTTGACGAGGTGCGTGTCATGAATCGAATCACAACGCAGTCGCGTGGTGTGAAGCCGATGAAGTATAGCGGTGGTCGCAACGAACTCTCCATCTATACATATCTGAGTGATGTGTGCTATCAGGTGCGTGCGCATTTCGAGTTCAATCTGCATCGAAAGGAGCTGGCAGCGGACAGGGATGAGCATAAGCATCACAATATCGCAAAGAGGATGGTGGAGCGCGGCGGACGGCGCGACATCTTCCTCGGCACGCGCGAGTGTCAGGGCTATGTCGAGCCTGTGACCTATGGAGAGGGGGCAGGGTACTATGACTCTGCGGGCGAGATGCCGCTCGGCACGATGTTTCATGGATTTAACTATGCCGATGAAACGGGTGGAAATATGCTACAGGTGCGCCTTTGGCAGCCGGTAATGGAAGACGGTGTGATTCGTTTCCCGCGCCCGGAGGAATGCCGTCTTGTGCGCGACATTCGCAAGGTGAAGAGCAAGCTCTTCGATAAGAACAGCGTTACCTTTGCT